In Armatimonadota bacterium, the genomic stretch CGCGCGGCGAACTATCCGGGATGGAACTACTCATGAGCGTAAAAGAGCGTGACTGTCTGAAGATCGTTTCGCAGTTGGCAGGACCCGGCGGTGGTGCCGGCAAGTTGACCCAGGCCCAGGCCGCGGTCAACTGCTGGCCAGCTCGCGCCTTAGTTGAACTGCTCTGAGCGCCAGGCATATTCCAGGCTCGCGGCCTATTGGTGCCAAGCTCTGGCGGCACCGGCTCGTGGCAGTTCTCGGTTCCGAACGTAGCGATCCTTACCGAGCAGTTCAACGGGATGAACGCCCGGCACGCAGAAGGCTAAATGAGGTTTCATTGGCGCCTCGCATTACCCACTCCTCGGCACTAATTGCGCCTGGGGCAGCAGGAGACTGGGGACCGGGAGCCGAATCTGTGTACCGTATGGGGGGCTGTACATGCTGGGTGGGGATGCTACCCGTTTCACACGGGAAACCCAGGTCGAGCCTGCTCGACCCACGAGGTGGTCGCCATGAGACACAACCGCCCCCTCCTCATGCCCCCGCTTGCTCTGTTGGTTGCGCTCGGACTGGCGGCAGATGTCTGCCACGCGCAGCAGACCCCGTCGCAGGCCGCCGGTCTCACCCTCCAGGCACTCACCGCCGAGGACCTTGACGCCATGGAGCGACATACGGGGTACCGCGTCGGGGTCCAGGTGGTCGCCGTGGCTCCGGGAAGCCCGGCCTCTGTGGGGCTGCGGGCCAATGATGTGATTTTCCTCGTGGGCGAAAGCCCGGTGGCTTCTCCCGAGGCGGTAGACCAGGCGCTTGTCGGCAGAACCGGCGAGATCATCATTGGCGGCATCCGCATGGGCGCGGACGGGAACGGAGAAGTGTTCGAAGCCCGTATCAACCTGTCTGTTCAGGCCGCTGTACCGCAGCAAGCAGCGCCCGCGTCAGACCCTCAGACCCAGGAGAAGCTGCGGGCGCTGGATGCGGCAAGGGCTGCGGGGATACTGTCCGATGCTGAGTACGCCCAGAAGCGGGCGGCCCTCATGAATGAGGCCGGCCCAGCGCCCGGCACGGTTCTTGTGACAGCCCCGGCGGACGGCCTGCTGACATATGCAGACCCGCAGGGCCGCTTCTATCTCCGTTACCCCCCAAGCTTCCAGGCGAGACTACGTGAGGACAACAACGGGGTCGATCTTGTCCGAGGTCAGGCCACCGGCTCGGTCTTCGCCTTCGCCGGGCAGGGCACGCCGCAGGAACTGCTGGCGGCTTTTCACGGGTCCGTGCGGCAGCAGACGCGGGACTACAGGGAACTCACCCAGGGCGAAGTGCCGGTGGGGGCCTTGCAGGGAGTCATGGTGGAGTACACAGGAATCAGCCCCAACGGCGTTGCGAGCCATGCGACTATGACGGCAGCGGTTGGGCAGGGCTTTGGTTACCTGTTCATGCTCACAGGACCCGAGGCGGACTTCGCTGCGTGTCGCGCAGATTGGGACGCGGTCCTTCGGAACTTCAGCCAGCAGCCCCCCGCTCCACCCAACGCAACGCCGGCCACCGGACCGGGCGCCGCGCTCCCCCCCGTGCCCAGCGCCGATCCGCTCAACGCCTACCTGGACATGCTGGATTTCATGCGAACGCAGGCCTTCGGGCGCCCGGTGAATACGCCGCCGGCAGACAGGCAGCGGCTGGCCGCGCTCCTTGAACAGGCCGATGCCCAGGCCCGACAGAACGTCATGCAGGCACTGCAGACGGTGCCCCAGGTCTGGGCAGAGCTCCAGCAGAAGTGGAATGCCGCGGATGAAGCAGCGCGCGCGGAACAGCGGCAGCACTGGGCGAGACAGATGCTCCTGCCCACCTTCGTCTACCCGCCACCCCTGGACGTGGAGACTTTCCGGGGGCGTAATGACCGCGTGGTCTTTGAGCATCCGAAGGGTTGGGTCGTGGCACAGACCGAGGCGGAAGACACCCAGTACCTGTATCTTGGTCCCGGGGGCACCGAGACCACCTGGAACCAGGTGCTGGACCCCGCCAGCAGCCCGCCGGGAGCGCTCTTTGTCGTGATGCCGACACCTGCCGAGGTCGCGGGCGTCAATTACATAGACGCCGCTCGCATGGCGGCCCAGCAGTACGTGGCGACCGCAGGCGCCAACATGACTGAGATCAACGCAGCCGATCTGACTGGAGGAGCCATCGTCACCCTGCGCGGACGCTACCCCGGCCAGGCCGAAGACAAGTTCTATTGGGTGGGGGTGGTCAAGTACGGACCCGACTACATTCTTGCGGGGCGCCTCGGCGGGCCTGTTTCTCAGGCAGAATCCCTGGTGCCGGCCTTTTCGCACATGGTGATGACCATGGAGCTGAACCCGCCCGAGGGAGACGCCGGCTATGGCGGCGCGATGGTGGACTACTACACATCAAGACTGGGGAACATCGTCGTGTCGTCTTCGTGGCATTGAGGCGGCCCGACCCGGCGCGAGGGGAACGGCCTGTCACCCCCGTTCGGGGGCTCAAGGTGCATCGTGGGGCGGCAATCCAGGGGCTTCAGCACCCGGCTACAGGCTGTCGCCCGATCCGCGGGATGCGAGGCAACGGCGCGGGGCCATAAGGGGACGTTGAACCTGAATTCGGCTCCAGCAGGCACGCATCCCACGAAACCGATGCTCCTGGGGCCCTTGCGCTTGACACCTGCAACGCGTTCCCACTACCATTCCTCAACCTGAATCTTCGAGGGAGTGTGGTCCCCTGTTCGTTCTGCTCGATGCCCACGATTACCGGCGGGCGCGCTGGATCTTCGCTGCCTTCCTTTGCCTGTATGTAACCACTGGGCACTTCTTGCTCGATATCACCGACTGGGAGATCACCTTCGAGAACATGGAGGGCATTCTCCGGGGGGAACTGCATCTGGACACGGAGATGATGCCGGACTTCGGGGGGATGAGCTACGGCGTTGACGGCAAGGTCTACTCCCCGTTCGGAATCGCGCAACCGATCCTGGCAATGCCCTTCTACCTCGCGGGTCTGGCTGCGGCGAAAGTCGTCCCTCAACTCCCTGAGCGGATCGTGACGCGCACCGCGGTGATGTTCTTCAATCTCGTGCTGGGAGCCCTGACGTGCGCGGTTCTCTACCTGATACTCCGATCGCTGAGCCTGCGCCCTACGGCCGGGTACGCGGGTGCGCTGCTCTATGGTATCGCGAGCCCGGCGTGGCCTTACGCGCGAACCTTCTACGCCAATCCTCTGGCCGGGTTCCTGCTGCTGATGATCGTCTGGTATCTTTACCGGGCGCGGTGGGAAGGTAACCTCAGGGCGGCGCTCTGGGCCGGGGCTTTCGCGGGACTGAGTCTGCTGGTGCGGCACCAGTTCACCATCGTGGCGGCCCTGGGCGGCCTGATACTCCTCATCCCCCGGGAAAACACTCGGGCTGCGTGGGTTGCGGCTCTTCGTCTTGTGGCTGCCTACGCGCCGTCGGTGTCCTTGGCGATGATACTCTGGGGATGGCATAACGACGTCCGCTATGGAAGCTGGATGCGGATGGCAGGGTCGGACTGGCAGCGTATCGGGGATACCCCTATCTGGCGAGGTCTCGCCACGCTCTTCATTAGTCCAGGCAAAGGCCTCGTCTGGTATGCCCCCGTGGTGCTGCTGGCGCCCCTGGGGCTCAGCCTGCTGTGGCGCAGGCACCGGGGCTTCGCCGCCTGTTGTCTGGTGATGATCGGGGCGCTGGTCCTGCTCTATTCCAGCATCACCGTTCCGGGCGGCCACTGGTGCTGGGGGCCGCGGTTCATGGTGGATATCCTTGCGCTCCTCGGTGTTGCGGTCGCTGTGGCCTTCGATCGCTGGGCGAATTGGGCGCGTGGGACAAGAGTGGCGGTGGGTTTGCTCATCGGGGCAAGTGTCGCGGTGCAGCTTCTGGGCTGTTCAGTGAACGTGATGCATACCTATCGGCGCATCAATGATACCGGCGCTTCCCCGCAGCACCATGAGTTTGAGTGGCGCTATTCCCCGTTGGTGAACGCCGCCATCGCGCTGGCCACTGAAATGCGGTGGACACCGTTGGATCTGTCTGTCTTGAGGTCCGGCAGCCCTCCGAAAGACTTCCGCCGCGACCTGCGTAGAACCCTGGATTACTGGCCCGCACTGGCCTGGCGCGTCGGAGTGCCGTGGCCGGTGCTCCTACTGTTCCCCATTCAGTTGCTGGTGACGGGCCTGGCCTTCAGACAAGCAGGACGGGTAGTACGCGCGGGACCGGTCACTCCTCCCGCTCAGGGAGCGGAGGGATAGGCCCGGTGTGCCACGCGGGCTCAAGGAGCGGCAGCAGCCTCGACCGGGGAACTGTGTCGGCCAGTGCAAGGCACCGCGCCGCGATCCGTTGCTCAAAACGGCCACCGGCCGTCTGCCACAGACCGATTTGGATTGCGCCGGTCAGTCGGTGGACCGAATTGCCATAGATGGTGAATCTGAGAACCCATATTCGGTGAGCTGCCACCCGCCTGGGGCAGCTGGCACGGCACGACGAGGGCGACGGTATCCTCCGTCCACCCGGGGAGACCACCGCCCTGCCTGCCCACTGCAACCGGTGGGTTTTTTCTGCTCAATGGGTTGCCCTTGGAAGTCTTGTGTTGGACCTAGATGTGTGCTATTGTCTTGAAGGGAATCTTCGTAGTTAGCTGGCTCCAAACCGCTGCGGCCCCGATCAGTCGGTGGCCCGGCCAAAACAGCGTCCGCGGCTCTCACATCCAGCGCGCCCGCAGGCTTCGGAGGTCTGTTGACCGTGGCAGAGAACTCCAGCGAATTTGAGACCTTGTCCCAGGCCGGCACCGCATCTGCAACTGAATCCGGCATTTACTGCACGCGCTGCGGATATCACAACCCTCCGGGCCGCGGCGCTTGCGTCATGTGCCTCAACTTCCTCCTCGACCACTCCGCGGGGGCCAACTGCCCGTCTTGCGGCGCCAGGAACCCGTCGGGCTCCCGCTTCTGCTCGCGGTGCGGGGCCCTGATCGATGCGACTGCGATTGCCGTTTTCAGCCGGCCCGAACTCGCCGCCAAGGTCCTCGATGCGGTCGGAGACCTGGGCATCGCGGAAGGTGTCGGTGAAGAGGCCTACGGTGACGAAGAGGCTTACATCGGCGAAGCCGTCGACCAGTATGACGAAGAGCCCGGCGTCTTCGAGGAGCTCGAAGAATATGCCGAGCCGATGACAGTTGAGGGTGCTAAGCCGGAAGCGGTGGTCGTGCCCGACGAGAGTGTTCCCGGGCCGATGATCGAGACCCCGGAGCCGGCGGACGAGATCGCGCCGGACGAGGACTTTTTCGCATCCGCTCCTGCCATCGTGGACACGAGTGAGGATGATTTCGCTCCGCCGCCTCCGCCGGGAGTCGTGGCTGAAGAGGACGAGTTTGCTCCGCCGCCTCCGCCGGGAGTCGTGGCTGAAGAGGACGAGTTTGCTCCGCCGCCTCCGCCGGGAGTCGTGGCTGAAGAAGACGACTTTGCTCCTCCACCGCCACCGGGCGTGGTGGAAGCGGAGGAAGACGAATTCGCCCCGCCGCCTGCTCCCGGTCTGATCGAGGAAGAGGACGAGTTTGCGCCGCCGCCGCCACCGACTTTCGACGAGATCAGTGACGAGCTTCCTCCACCGCCTCCGCCGGCGATCGACGAGGAGTTGCCGCCCCTGGAGCCTCCCGCCGCCGCACAAGAAGCCGACTTCGGAGGCTGGGAGCTTGAGAGCGAAGAAGACGAGGAAGAGGACGATCAGTCGTCTTCATAGATTTTGCACTTAGCGGACCGATCGCGCGCAGGCATTGCGATGAACCAGATCGAGACGGCCTTTCGCCAGGTGAGAGAGCAGATCGACGAAGCAGCCCGGCGCGCGGGTCGTCTGCCCGAACAGGTGACGCTGGTAGCGGTCACGAAGACCCGGTCGATTGATGAAATCCGCGAGGTCGTTGCAGCGGGAGCAGCCGATCTAGGCGAGAACTATGTGCAGGAGATGGTTGCTAAGCACGAGGCTCTCGCGGACTTGTCCGGTGTCCGGTGGCATGCGATCGGCCATCTTCAGCGCAACAAGATACGACAGATCGCAAGCTTCTGCAGCCTGATCCACTCAGTGGACAGTACGCGGCTTGCCGACGAGATACAAGCCAGGGCAGCAGGGGCCGGGCGCACTCAGCCGGTCCTGCTTGAAGTGAACATAGCAGGAGAAGACACTAAGTTCGGTCTCGCGCCCGGCGACGTGGAAGCCGTGGCGCAGCATGTCAGTTCGCTCAATCATCTTGAGCTGCGCGGCCTCATGGGCATGACGCCATATGCAGCAGATCCGGAGGAATCCAGGCGGTATTTCCAGGCCCTGCGGGAGCTGTCGGAAAAGCTGGCGGCGAACCTGCCCCCCGGCAGCATGACGGACCTGTCCATGGGCATGACGCAGGACTTCCAGATCGCCGTGGAAGAGGGCGCTACCCTCGTTCGAGTGGGGACGGCGATCTTCGGCAAGCGCCAGGAGGCCTGAGGGCTGACTGGCCTTACAACCGGGGCACTCTTGGTCGCATGCAAGTCATCACAGTATGCCGGCTTCGGCCGGCGCTCGAAGCAAACATCACATACTATTTCGCTGCAGCACTCTGGTTTCGCCAGGAGGGACCCCACTGTGAGTCAGACCGTCTGGGAGCGCGCGCTCGATTTCTTCGGCCTTGGTCTGGACGATGGATACCACCGTCACTCCGCGATGCGGTCGGAGACCGTACACGAAGAGGAGCGAGACGAAGGCGTCTACCACCTCAATCCACCGCGCCAGTCAACCGTCGCGGCGACCGTGCCCCTGGTACGGGCCGAACCCCGCAATATTGATGAGGCCACTATCGTCGCCGACGAGATCAAGCGACAAATCCCCGTGATCCTGAACCTCGAGGGCACCAATCCCGAAGAGGCGCGGCGGATCCGAGATTTTCTCGCAGGCGTCACCTATGGCCTCAACGGTTTCATGAAGAAACTCGGGAACTGGGTCTATGCCTGCTCTCCTTTCGATATGCCCATCGAGCGCCTGATCCTGGACGGCTCGCGCATAGGCGAATCCAGGTACGAGGATGACGAGTACGAGGACGAAGACACGTACTGAGCGCCCGGAATTGGGGCGATGGGCTTGCATGAGGTGTGATTGTGGCTGATTTCGCTTTTCAGCTCGGCGTTGTGGGTGCGGGGAAAATGGGGGGCGCACTCATTCGGGCTCTGGTGGCGCGTGAACAGATCGATCCAGCCCGGATCATCGCTGTGGACGCCGCCCCGGCCGCCCTCGAGCAACTGGCGGCTGACTGCCCGGACGTGGTCACAACATCGGACCTCGCGCGGGTTGCCGCGGAAAGCGAAGTCTTCCTGATCGCTCTCAAGCCTCAGGTCTTCGCTGATGCTCTTCAGCCCGTGAAATTCGCCCGGCCGGCGGGGCAGACGGTCCTGTCCATCATGGCAGGCGTCTCCATGAGCCGGATCGTGGAGTACTTCGGGCCAGAGACGCCGGTCATTCGGTGCATGCCCAACGTGTGCTGCGAGGTGGCACAGGGCGCCTTCGGCTACTCGGCCAATGAATACGTGCCGGACGATCACCGGGCGCTGGTGGGCAGCTGGTTCAATGCAATCGGCGCCGCGGAAGAGCTTCCTGAGAATCTCCTGGATGCTGTGACCGGGCTTTCCGGCAGCGGCCCGGCTTTCGTCGCCACTTTCATCGAGGCTCTCGCGGACGGGGGCGTTGCAGCCGGTCTCCCACGCGCCGTTGCCCAGAGACTGGCGGCGCAGACGGTGCTCGGCGCGGCCTCATGGGTTATGGAAAAGGGCGGCCCCGCACAGCTCAAGGACACGGTCTGCTCACCTGCCGGGACAACCATCACCGGATTGCGCGCGCTGGAGGCCCGGGGACTGCGCTCGGCAACCATCGAGGCCGTCGTCGCCGCCGCCGAGCGCTCGCGCCAACTTGGAGGATGAGCCGCCGGCCGACGCGGCGTCGCGAGGCTTGAGTTCTGCTCGCCACACCAGCCTCTGCGTCTGGCGCACTTCATGCTCCCCAGCAGCCCCCTGCAGAATCGCCCCCTCCGTGCATTGGCGCGGCCGGACTTGCTGCGTCTGGCGCTGGTCGTGGGTTTCGTCGCCGCGATCTTCGGCGTGGTTCACGGCCTGTCCGGAGCGCGTCGCTGGTACGTTCCCACCGCTTCCGTTCCCCTCCAGGGCGATGTGCTCTATCGTGCTGGGATGCTTCTCAAGTCGGTGCCGCTCGGAACCCTTCGCAAGCTGGCGCTGGATCCCGAAGACATCCTTCATTCCGGCATCGGCGCGTATGAGCGCCTCGCTCTGCGGGAGGACTCCCCGAACGCCTCGGCCATGTACCGGCTTGCGATCATCTACTCAAAGCGCGGTTTCCCTGAGCACGGCAGCTCGCTGTTCGACCGGCTCGTTACGCTGGACGGACAGAATGCAGACCTGTACTTCGCGGTCTCCAGTGTCTATGAGACGCGCGCGGTCGGGCGGGGTGAGCTGCTCAAGGCTCGCGATGTCATCGCTCCGCGGCGCGACTGGATTACACGTCTGGCACTGGTCGACTGCCTGCGCCGCGCAGGGGATGACAAGGCTGCGCAAGAAGTGATGCAGGAGATTGACCGGCGCACCCGCAGTTTCGCCTGGATTCTGGGGGCTGTGGCCCTGACCTACGTCGCTGTGCTCGTTGCGGGCGTCGGCTTCCTTGCGGTGGTGGCATACCGCAAGCTCTTCACAATCCAACCCGAACATGAGTTGCCTACGCCCCAGGTCTACTGGACGGTTCTTGAGGCCGTCGAGGCGACCGCTGTGCTCATCGCGGGCATGGTTCTGGCCGGGCTGCTCTCCGGGATACTCCTGGAGAAGCTGGACCTCGACAATCGCGCGACTTGGGCGGTGCCGGTGGCCGCGATTCTAACTTACCTACTCTTCGCCGCACCCGCACTGATCCTGATATTCCGCCGCACCGCCCGGCACACTATCCGCCCTCTGCGTGCGCTGGGCTTCCGCGGCCGGTTCCAGCTGACGCTGGCAACCACGGGTCTGCGCGCTTACTGCATGTTCGTGGCCGGCGCGGCGCTGGCCGCACTCGCCGCACGATGGCTGGGTGTCAGTCCCCTCGCGGCGAGGTCGCCCATCGAACTGCTCCAGTCCGCCCGAGGCCTGCCGGACATCGTCGCCTACTTCATCCTTATCTGCGTGCTTGCTCCGCTGGTGGAGGAGACGATCTTCCGCGGATACGTGTACGCCGGGCTGCGCACGCGTTTCGCCACGCCGGCGGCGGCTGTCCTGAGCGCGGGAATGTTCGCTCTCGCGCACCTGAACATGGCCCCTTCCGGGATGGCGGCGGTCGCTCTCGTCGGCGTCCTGCTGGCGTATCTTTACGAAAACACCCGGTCGCTGTGGCCCGGTGTGATTGTCCACGCATTCCACAACATGCTGGCGTTCCTACTGATTCTTGGGGCGGGGATCTGACCCCCTGCCCGGCCGCCGTTCTGCGAGCAGAACAATGCCCACCGCAACCCTGAGACTGCGCGTGATTCCCCGGGCCCGCAAGGATGAGATCGCCGGCGAGCGCGATGGCGCCTTGGTGGTTCGCCTGAAGGCCCCGCCTGTGGAGGGTGCGGCCAACAAGGCGCTGCTGAAGTTCCTCGCTTCCAGGATCGGGGTCAGGCCCGGCGATCTGGAGATCGTTTCCGGGCACCAGTCGCGGGACAAGGTTGTCCGGGTTGAAGGGCTCAGCCAGAGCCAGGTCGACGCCGCCGTGCGCTGATCAGCCGCGGGGCTGCATGCACCGCACCGTCCCCGACCGGTCCACGAGATATAGCCGCCCCGGAGTTGCCGCGATCCCGTTGAAAACCGGCGGCGAGGACAGCCTGTATTCCGCCCGCTTCTCTCCTGTATTGGCCTGCAGTGCCCAGAGGACCCCGCCAAGCCGTCCCTCGAAGGCAGCCAGAGGGTCGTCAGCAGGGACAACATCCGGCGGGCCGGCGGCAAACAGGGTGTCGCCAGCTTTGGCCAGGGCTTGCACCCGGACAGGTGCCCGTAGCTGCCAGCGGCCGCCCGACGTCCCTGCGAACCTGAACGCGCGCCCAACTTTCCCGGTTACAGGCTC encodes the following:
- a CDS encoding glycosyltransferase family 39 protein — protein: MLDITDWEITFENMEGILRGELHLDTEMMPDFGGMSYGVDGKVYSPFGIAQPILAMPFYLAGLAAAKVVPQLPERIVTRTAVMFFNLVLGALTCAVLYLILRSLSLRPTAGYAGALLYGIASPAWPYARTFYANPLAGFLLLMIVWYLYRARWEGNLRAALWAGAFAGLSLLVRHQFTIVAALGGLILLIPRENTRAAWVAALRLVAAYAPSVSLAMILWGWHNDVRYGSWMRMAGSDWQRIGDTPIWRGLATLFISPGKGLVWYAPVVLLAPLGLSLLWRRHRGFAACCLVMIGALVLLYSSITVPGGHWCWGPRFMVDILALLGVAVAVAFDRWANWARGTRVAVGLLIGASVAVQLLGCSVNVMHTYRRINDTGASPQHHEFEWRYSPLVNAAIALATEMRWTPLDLSVLRSGSPPKDFRRDLRRTLDYWPALAWRVGVPWPVLLLFPIQLLVTGLAFRQAGRVVRAGPVTPPAQGAEG
- a CDS encoding zinc ribbon domain-containing protein — translated: MAENSSEFETLSQAGTASATESGIYCTRCGYHNPPGRGACVMCLNFLLDHSAGANCPSCGARNPSGSRFCSRCGALIDATAIAVFSRPELAAKVLDAVGDLGIAEGVGEEAYGDEEAYIGEAVDQYDEEPGVFEELEEYAEPMTVEGAKPEAVVVPDESVPGPMIETPEPADEIAPDEDFFASAPAIVDTSEDDFAPPPPPGVVAEEDEFAPPPPPGVVAEEDEFAPPPPPGVVAEEDDFAPPPPPGVVEAEEDEFAPPPAPGLIEEEDEFAPPPPPTFDEISDELPPPPPPAIDEELPPLEPPAAAQEADFGGWELESEEDEEEDDQSSS
- a CDS encoding YggS family pyridoxal phosphate-dependent enzyme, giving the protein MNQIETAFRQVREQIDEAARRAGRLPEQVTLVAVTKTRSIDEIREVVAAGAADLGENYVQEMVAKHEALADLSGVRWHAIGHLQRNKIRQIASFCSLIHSVDSTRLADEIQARAAGAGRTQPVLLEVNIAGEDTKFGLAPGDVEAVAQHVSSLNHLELRGLMGMTPYAADPEESRRYFQALRELSEKLAANLPPGSMTDLSMGMTQDFQIAVEEGATLVRVGTAIFGKRQEA
- a CDS encoding cell division protein SepF, with the protein product MSQTVWERALDFFGLGLDDGYHRHSAMRSETVHEEERDEGVYHLNPPRQSTVAATVPLVRAEPRNIDEATIVADEIKRQIPVILNLEGTNPEEARRIRDFLAGVTYGLNGFMKKLGNWVYACSPFDMPIERLILDGSRIGESRYEDDEYEDEDTY
- the proC gene encoding pyrroline-5-carboxylate reductase is translated as MADFAFQLGVVGAGKMGGALIRALVAREQIDPARIIAVDAAPAALEQLAADCPDVVTTSDLARVAAESEVFLIALKPQVFADALQPVKFARPAGQTVLSIMAGVSMSRIVEYFGPETPVIRCMPNVCCEVAQGAFGYSANEYVPDDHRALVGSWFNAIGAAEELPENLLDAVTGLSGSGPAFVATFIEALADGGVAAGLPRAVAQRLAAQTVLGAASWVMEKGGPAQLKDTVCSPAGTTITGLRALEARGLRSATIEAVVAAAERSRQLGG
- a CDS encoding CPBP family intramembrane metalloprotease, with translation MLPSSPLQNRPLRALARPDLLRLALVVGFVAAIFGVVHGLSGARRWYVPTASVPLQGDVLYRAGMLLKSVPLGTLRKLALDPEDILHSGIGAYERLALREDSPNASAMYRLAIIYSKRGFPEHGSSLFDRLVTLDGQNADLYFAVSSVYETRAVGRGELLKARDVIAPRRDWITRLALVDCLRRAGDDKAAQEVMQEIDRRTRSFAWILGAVALTYVAVLVAGVGFLAVVAYRKLFTIQPEHELPTPQVYWTVLEAVEATAVLIAGMVLAGLLSGILLEKLDLDNRATWAVPVAAILTYLLFAAPALILIFRRTARHTIRPLRALGFRGRFQLTLATTGLRAYCMFVAGAALAALAARWLGVSPLAARSPIELLQSARGLPDIVAYFILICVLAPLVEETIFRGYVYAGLRTRFATPAAAVLSAGMFALAHLNMAPSGMAAVALVGVLLAYLYENTRSLWPGVIVHAFHNMLAFLLILGAGI
- a CDS encoding YggU family protein, encoding MPTATLRLRVIPRARKDEIAGERDGALVVRLKAPPVEGAANKALLKFLASRIGVRPGDLEIVSGHQSRDKVVRVEGLSQSQVDAAVR